In Takifugu flavidus isolate HTHZ2018 chromosome 13, ASM371156v2, whole genome shotgun sequence, the following are encoded in one genomic region:
- the arsa gene encoding arylsulfatase A: MDNAIIVSFISCVLLGSCTSSPPNFVLLFADDLGFGDLGCYGHPTSLTPNLDRLAAGGLRFTDFYCTSPVCSPSRASLLTGRYQTRSGVYPGVLYPGSRGGLPLNETTIAEVLKPLGYATAAVGKWHLGIGANGTFLPTRQGFDQYLGIPYSHDMGPCQNLTCFPPDVKCFGLCDVGTVTVPLMYNEVIKQQPVNFLDLENAYRDFASDFISTSAKKRQPFFLYFPSHHTHYPQFAGPGAAGMSLRGPFGDALLELDNTIGSLLETLEGTGVLNNTLILFTSDNGPELMRMSRGGNAGPLRCGKGTTYEGGMREPAIAYWRGIIQPGVTHEMASTLDILPTIASLAGAKLPQVMLDGVDMSNILFSQGKSKRETMMFYPTNPSETYGVFAIRLEKYKAHFYTQGASHSGTTPDQDCSIFASLTVHDPPLLFDLEADPSEHYPLSLDKRPDLQAVLGRIRKVKEQFEGSMVFGESQISKGTDPSLEPCCSPQCEPKPNCCHC; encoded by the exons ATGGATAACGCCATCATCGTTAGCTTCATAAGCTGTGTACTTCTTGGTTCCTGCACGTCGTCTCCTCCGAATTTCGTCCTCCTCTTCGCAGATGATTTGGGTTTTGGGGACTTGGGCTGTTACGGACACCCGACGTCCCTCACTCCGAACCTGGACCGCCTCGCAGCAGGAGGACTCCGGTTTACTGATTTCTACTGCACCAGCCCGGTCTGCAGCCCGTCCAG GGCATCCCTGCTGACAGGCCGCTATCAGACTCGCTCAGGCGTCTACCCGGGAGTGTTATACCCGGGCTCCAGGGGCGGGCTCCCTCTGAATGAGACCACCATCGCCGAAGTACTGAAACCTCTGGGCTACGCCACTGCCGCTGTGGGGAAGTGGCACCTTGGAATCGGAGCAAACGGGACATTTCTTCCCACCAGGCAGGGGTTTGACCAGTACCTCGGCATCCCTTACTCCCACGACATG GGACCCTGTCAGAATTTGACCTGTTTCCCACCGGATGTAAAGTGCTTCGGTTTGTGCGATGTGGGCACCGTGACTGTCCCGCTGATGTACAATGAGGTCATCAAGCAGCAGCCAGTGAACTTCCTGGATCTGGAGAACGCGTACAGAGACTTTGCAAGTGATTTTATTTCCACGTCAGCCAAGAAGAGACAACCTTTCTTCCTCTACTTTCCTTCTCAT CACACCCACTACCCCCAGTTTGctggtccaggagctgctggaatgTCTCTGAGAGGCCCATTTGGAGATGCGCTGTTGGAGCTTGACAACACGATAGGAAGCCTTCTTGAAACTCTGGAGGGGACAGGAGTGCTCAACAACACGCTTATCTTATTCACATCAGACAATGG GCCTGAACTCATGCGTATGTCCCGAGGAGGCAACGCCGGTCCTCTGAGGTGTGGCAAAGGCACTACGTATGAGGGGGGCATGAGAGAGCCGGCCATTGCCTACTGGCGGGGGATCATTCAACCAG GTGTTACCCATGAAATGGCCAGTACGCTGGATATTCTCCCCACTATTGCAAGTCTGGCAGGAGCCAAACTGCCCCAAGTGATGCTCGATGGGGTTGATATGTCAAATATTCTGTTCAGCCAGGGAAAG AGTAAAAGGGAGACCATGATGTTCTATCCCACAAACCCCAGTGAGACGTATGGTGTCTTCGCCATCAGGTTGGAAAAATACAAGGCCCACTTTTATACACAAG GCGCCTCCCACAGCGGCACCACCCCCGACCAAGACTGCTCCATATTTGCAAGCCTGACGGTCCACGACCCCCCTCTTCTGTTTGACCTGGAGGCCGATCCATCGGAGCACTACCCTCTCTCACTGGACAAGAGACCTGACCTGCAAGCAGTGCTGGGAAGGATCAGGAAAGTCAAGGAACAGTTTGAAGGCTCCATGGTGTTTGGAGAAAGCCAGATATCCAAAGGAACAGACCCGAGTCTGGAGCCGTGCTGCAGCCCTCAGTGTGAACCCAAACCcaactgctgccactgctga